Proteins encoded by one window of Tunturibacter psychrotolerans:
- a CDS encoding carboxypeptidase regulatory-like domain-containing protein, whose product MLVIFASFTKTVVTQTLTSATIVGAVSDSSGASVPQVNVRITQTGTEVVRTTTTDGAGEYRFPFLKPGDYTVTVEGGGLNSIPVHVQLLVGKEESVNITLGVQSVQQSVDVTTASTLVQAENGNQVASYSQQYIENTPVNGGDITNVAFTTPGLRLNVGGGNANFNVNGLPFNSVLFTMNGADIVEPYNLNNKSGASNNTLGANDVAEAAVVINAYSAQYGREAGAQVNYISKSGTNQFHGNLVENYNGEFLNANDYFNKLNNTPRARSVANQYAASVGGPVLKDKLAFFVNTEGLRYALPSGGVVSLPSPALQQYILNHVPASSLPIYQSLFKLYNSAPGVGRAIPVTNGNLPLQDSSGHLGCGRQTFTGTYINGNSGPQFGVDTPCAVAFGTTASSINTEYFISGRLDYSINDKQKIYFRISRDAGTQASFTSPISPVYNRQSVQPWVIPQLNYTYAITPNLVNNFILNGNWYSAITGPADFKLAQTDLPTAFGFADGGANGSNTTNGGPTSTTTVNSSPGFAGIGPSLPVGRRGQQLGIIDDLSWSVKRHTLQAGVNDRNNRISDSSIASGSVVGTYNFNDLTDFADGIVNSTSKGTAYTQSFPLLQTVHTRLNSLGFYVQDEWKIRRNLNLTYGVRFELQGNPSCKESCYSRANTAFLTPGYQAGLSIPYNATLQTGLKKDFKDFEGIVTEPRFAFAYSPLGDGKTVIRGGIGLFANTIQGSITASVFGNAPNRFSPTVSSGTVGLTGTPGSSQAAATASDQAFQEGFAQGSTLPELRAAVPAGTTFATPTLYVNPNLFHTIKVLEWSAELEQPLSAHDLVSFSYSGNHGYDEPLTNAAANAYSSNATLYPNGFGGLPTSAPDPRFSTVTQISNAGYSNYQGVTVTERHAFARSFQGQIGYTWSHALLFGTIFNPPFFSQGEASQSAGSYGPTNFDTRHNLEADLVYTEPKLLGNLLNATAGGWTVGGKLYRYSGRPFSVTDSLIQSSLVSSGQTNNFPSSTLILANTLDKRALGTGCGKSAVKSACLKTTQFASVVTASNPGGQRDFGNTAPNSFRGPGFFSIAAQLSKTIPVTEHSHFDLGADAYNLLNHTNLAVPNSNVGGSGFGLITSTVSSPTSIYGTGQGAIVSGRVLVVFGKFLF is encoded by the coding sequence TTGTTAGTTATATTCGCTTCGTTTACAAAGACTGTCGTCACTCAGACACTTACGAGCGCCACGATTGTCGGAGCGGTCTCCGACTCCTCGGGAGCATCCGTTCCTCAAGTAAACGTGCGGATTACACAAACCGGCACCGAGGTAGTCCGTACGACAACGACAGATGGTGCCGGGGAGTATCGCTTCCCCTTCCTGAAACCTGGCGACTACACCGTCACGGTCGAAGGCGGAGGGCTGAACTCGATACCCGTTCATGTGCAGCTTCTTGTCGGCAAAGAAGAGTCCGTCAATATCACGCTTGGAGTGCAGTCCGTTCAGCAGTCCGTCGATGTAACCACTGCTTCGACCCTCGTACAAGCAGAGAATGGGAACCAAGTCGCTTCTTATAGCCAGCAATATATCGAAAACACTCCGGTAAATGGCGGTGACATCACAAACGTCGCATTCACCACGCCAGGATTACGTCTCAATGTCGGGGGTGGAAATGCAAACTTCAACGTGAACGGCCTGCCGTTTAACTCCGTGCTCTTCACGATGAATGGAGCTGACATCGTTGAACCATACAACCTGAATAACAAATCAGGCGCCAGTAATAACACCCTGGGGGCTAACGATGTCGCGGAAGCTGCGGTTGTAATCAATGCCTACAGCGCACAGTATGGGCGAGAGGCGGGTGCTCAGGTGAACTACATCAGCAAGTCCGGAACGAACCAATTCCACGGCAATCTGGTCGAAAATTACAACGGCGAATTCCTCAACGCCAATGACTATTTCAACAAACTCAACAACACGCCTCGTGCTCGATCGGTAGCAAACCAATACGCTGCTTCGGTTGGCGGCCCAGTTCTCAAAGATAAACTCGCGTTCTTCGTGAACACGGAAGGCTTGCGCTACGCGTTGCCTTCAGGCGGTGTTGTCTCACTACCATCACCGGCGCTACAGCAGTACATTCTTAACCACGTACCCGCATCCTCTTTGCCGATCTATCAGAGTCTCTTCAAGCTCTATAACTCGGCCCCGGGCGTCGGACGTGCTATTCCAGTGACGAATGGGAACCTTCCTCTACAAGACAGCAGCGGTCATCTTGGCTGCGGCAGACAGACGTTCACCGGAACATATATCAACGGGAACTCCGGGCCACAATTCGGCGTAGACACACCCTGCGCAGTAGCCTTCGGCACAACCGCGTCGAGCATCAATACGGAGTACTTCATCTCAGGTCGCCTCGATTACAGCATCAACGACAAACAGAAGATCTACTTTCGCATCAGTCGCGACGCTGGAACACAGGCCAGCTTCACTAGCCCTATCAGTCCTGTCTATAACCGACAAAGCGTTCAGCCCTGGGTTATTCCGCAACTGAATTACACCTATGCCATAACGCCTAATCTCGTGAACAACTTCATCCTTAATGGCAACTGGTACTCCGCTATTACGGGGCCCGCTGACTTCAAGCTGGCACAGACAGATCTTCCGACCGCATTTGGCTTTGCCGACGGAGGCGCCAACGGAAGCAACACAACCAATGGAGGCCCTACAAGCACCACTACGGTGAACAGTTCCCCGGGCTTCGCGGGAATTGGCCCATCTCTCCCAGTCGGGAGACGCGGGCAACAACTTGGCATCATCGACGACTTATCGTGGAGTGTCAAACGTCACACCCTGCAAGCAGGCGTGAATGATCGCAACAACCGCATCTCAGATTCAAGTATCGCAAGCGGATCGGTTGTGGGCACATACAATTTCAACGACCTCACTGACTTTGCAGATGGCATCGTGAACAGCACCAGTAAAGGAACTGCTTATACTCAGTCATTTCCGTTACTTCAAACCGTGCATACTCGTCTCAACTCACTTGGCTTCTACGTGCAGGACGAGTGGAAGATACGCAGAAACTTAAATCTTACCTACGGCGTTCGCTTTGAGCTGCAAGGGAATCCCTCGTGCAAAGAGAGTTGCTATTCCCGCGCGAATACAGCTTTCCTTACGCCGGGTTATCAGGCGGGGCTCTCTATTCCCTACAATGCAACGCTGCAGACTGGACTTAAAAAAGACTTCAAAGACTTCGAAGGCATCGTGACAGAGCCAAGATTCGCTTTCGCCTATTCCCCACTGGGTGATGGAAAGACCGTTATCAGGGGTGGCATTGGGCTCTTCGCAAATACGATTCAGGGCAGTATCACTGCGAGCGTCTTCGGAAATGCTCCAAATAGATTTTCGCCAACTGTCAGCAGTGGTACCGTCGGTCTCACGGGTACCCCGGGCAGCTCTCAAGCAGCAGCTACGGCATCGGACCAGGCCTTTCAGGAAGGCTTTGCACAAGGTTCCACCTTGCCAGAGCTTCGAGCGGCCGTTCCTGCTGGAACAACCTTTGCCACGCCTACGCTCTACGTCAATCCCAACCTCTTCCACACAATTAAGGTTCTCGAATGGAGTGCTGAGTTAGAGCAGCCATTGTCTGCACACGATCTAGTCAGTTTCTCCTACAGCGGCAACCATGGATACGACGAACCGCTCACCAATGCAGCGGCCAACGCTTACTCGTCCAACGCAACGCTTTATCCGAATGGATTCGGAGGCCTGCCTACATCTGCACCCGATCCACGCTTCTCAACAGTCACGCAGATATCCAATGCTGGCTACTCAAACTACCAGGGCGTTACCGTCACAGAGCGGCACGCATTCGCGCGTAGCTTTCAAGGTCAGATCGGCTACACCTGGAGTCACGCTTTGCTGTTCGGTACGATCTTCAACCCTCCGTTTTTTAGTCAGGGAGAAGCATCGCAAAGTGCAGGCTCTTACGGTCCTACAAATTTCGATACACGCCACAATCTGGAAGCGGACCTCGTCTACACCGAGCCCAAGCTGCTAGGGAACCTGCTCAACGCGACCGCAGGAGGATGGACGGTAGGAGGCAAACTCTATCGCTACAGCGGGCGTCCATTCTCCGTCACCGACAGCCTGATTCAATCAAGCCTGGTGTCTAGTGGCCAGACGAACAACTTTCCCAGCAGCACTTTGATCCTCGCCAACACGTTAGACAAAAGAGCACTTGGTACGGGTTGCGGTAAATCTGCAGTCAAGTCAGCTTGCCTCAAGACCACCCAATTCGCATCCGTCGTCACAGCCTCCAATCCAGGCGGCCAACGTGATTTTGGTAATACCGCTCCGAACAGCTTTCGAGGGCCGGGATTCTTCTCCATCGCCGCACAACTCAGTAAGACGATACCCGTGACTGAGCATAGTCACTTCGATCTCGGTGCTGATGCATACAATCTGCTGAACCATACGAATCTCGCCGTCCCCAACAGCAACGTAGGAGGAAGCGGCTTCGGCCTGATCACTTCCACGGTCAGTTCGCCCACCAGCATCTACGGAACCGGTCAAGGCGCGATCGTCTCCGGACGCGTGCTTGTTGTCTTCGGCAAGTTCCTCTTCTAG
- a CDS encoding S9 family peptidase: MKKLSIAFSMLLVPGMLLSQTERLTIDDLLSAGSRRGGSEQLSPDGKFFAREESGQIALVPVNGGPAKVITSSPKPKSELQWSHDGKHIAYISDGDVWTVATDGGESKRLTHDPAGPGDPRGATDHHPHWNPNGHWILFESGRKGFNELYVVSEDGTKEKLLAATEIYTGSDVIANTAADRGDAVSSDRFDPQPLWSPDGTRISYTERSRQFFSGKLKVIPFDQKAGSVTGSVIDLYTAKNDPGGAWAVNTAAWSPDSTTLTVVLQSTGWDKLWQIPATGGGPKQLTKGTGEDENPVYSPDGRWIVFNSNRDLPEERHLWVVSATGGKPRRLTSLAGIETNPQWSPDSGSIYFLRATSLSAGATYVADANGKGNPRLLEPSQPSKYEGLGITPEVAHFKGKDGLALAGILYKPAGYGPGKRYPAVIWAHGGPEGQVVLSLSPWSLFLAQQGYVVLEPNFRGSIGYGERFRNANVEDSGGGEIDDIGASVKFLVNSGLADPKRVAIGGGSHGGTVVANAVAKLPDTFAAGIEMFGVVDRALFLQHTNRNSKIRWETKMGGTPEEKPAVYRKANVLPDVESIKTPLLILHGEKDPQVPPQESAEFAEALKKAGKTYLYFTYPNEGHGFQQREHRKDSYERQLAFLNKYLKTSAAGQ; the protein is encoded by the coding sequence ATGAAAAAACTTTCCATCGCTTTTTCCATGCTGCTCGTTCCGGGAATGCTTCTCTCACAAACGGAGCGACTTACTATCGACGATTTATTGTCCGCAGGGTCAAGGCGTGGTGGTTCCGAACAACTTTCGCCTGATGGTAAATTCTTCGCGCGAGAGGAGAGCGGTCAGATCGCGCTTGTTCCTGTCAATGGCGGACCTGCAAAAGTGATCACGTCTTCACCGAAGCCGAAGTCTGAACTGCAATGGTCGCACGACGGCAAACACATTGCTTACATCAGTGACGGGGATGTATGGACTGTCGCCACTGACGGTGGGGAGTCAAAGCGCCTCACGCATGATCCAGCCGGGCCAGGCGATCCGCGCGGTGCAACCGATCATCATCCACATTGGAATCCGAACGGGCATTGGATCCTCTTCGAATCGGGTAGAAAAGGTTTCAACGAACTATACGTCGTAAGTGAGGACGGCACAAAGGAAAAGCTGCTCGCCGCAACAGAGATCTATACCGGATCGGACGTGATCGCCAATACTGCGGCAGACCGCGGGGATGCCGTCTCGTCCGACCGCTTCGACCCTCAGCCCTTGTGGTCGCCTGATGGCACACGAATCTCTTACACGGAACGGTCACGCCAGTTCTTCTCCGGCAAGTTGAAGGTCATTCCATTCGATCAGAAGGCGGGTTCCGTCACTGGCTCTGTAATCGACCTCTACACTGCAAAGAATGATCCAGGTGGTGCCTGGGCAGTCAACACTGCCGCATGGTCACCCGACAGCACCACACTAACCGTGGTCTTGCAGTCGACTGGATGGGATAAGTTGTGGCAGATCCCCGCAACGGGCGGAGGTCCCAAACAATTAACCAAGGGAACAGGTGAGGACGAGAATCCGGTCTACTCTCCCGACGGACGATGGATCGTCTTCAATTCAAATCGTGACCTACCAGAAGAGCGTCATCTATGGGTCGTTTCGGCTACGGGAGGCAAACCACGTCGGCTAACATCGCTCGCAGGAATCGAAACGAATCCGCAGTGGTCGCCTGATAGTGGCTCCATCTATTTCTTGAGAGCCACTTCGCTAAGCGCGGGAGCCACTTACGTTGCAGATGCAAACGGAAAAGGTAACCCACGTCTACTAGAGCCATCGCAGCCATCGAAGTACGAGGGCCTTGGCATCACACCCGAAGTAGCGCACTTCAAAGGCAAGGACGGTCTAGCCCTCGCGGGAATTCTCTACAAGCCCGCCGGATATGGACCCGGCAAGCGCTACCCCGCCGTTATCTGGGCTCATGGCGGTCCGGAGGGGCAAGTGGTACTCAGCCTGAGTCCGTGGTCGCTCTTCCTCGCTCAACAGGGATACGTCGTCTTGGAACCAAACTTTCGTGGCAGCATTGGTTATGGGGAACGGTTTCGCAATGCGAATGTAGAAGACTCCGGAGGTGGCGAGATCGACGACATCGGTGCGAGTGTTAAGTTTCTGGTTAATTCAGGCCTGGCCGATCCAAAGCGAGTTGCCATCGGAGGCGGAAGCCACGGAGGAACGGTCGTCGCCAACGCCGTAGCCAAGTTGCCTGATACCTTCGCCGCAGGTATCGAGATGTTTGGCGTAGTTGATCGAGCCCTCTTTCTGCAGCACACCAACCGCAACTCAAAAATTCGTTGGGAGACCAAGATGGGTGGAACACCCGAGGAGAAGCCTGCGGTGTACCGCAAAGCCAACGTGCTTCCGGATGTAGAGTCCATCAAAACTCCGCTATTGATTCTGCACGGCGAGAAGGATCCCCAAGTGCCGCCGCAAGAGTCGGCAGAGTTCGCTGAAGCACTGAAAAAGGCGGGCAAGACATACTTGTATTTCACTTACCCCAACGAAGGCCACGGGTTCCAGCAGCGCGAACACAGAAAAGACTCTTATGAGAGGCAACTCGCGTTTCTTAATAAATATCTGAAGACTTCCGCAGCAGGTCAATGA
- a CDS encoding TolB family protein — protein sequence MILLVGAIGLVQTRKAHPVNVVESRITANPQDRPVTSSAISPDGKYLAFTDKTGMYLRPVEGGETHKLSFPEDFPPAHIEGWFPDSVHLVVSSWTEGTRNTRSLWRVSTMGRTPIRLNGAGSFARVSPDGSQIAFLQAGLGRSELWSMSSDGEAPHKIVGVDESDEQYLSPVAWSPDSRRVAYVRRTIHPWGRDTATIEILDLASGRTDRLISNPALGQLLAWPQKNSLIYTRSEDAPNEKDSNLWRTQPDSQGSGVRVSSGRGFIAGLSATKDGKILALKE from the coding sequence ATGATCCTTCTCGTCGGAGCGATAGGACTCGTCCAAACCAGAAAGGCTCACCCGGTTAACGTCGTCGAATCGAGAATCACCGCTAACCCGCAAGATAGACCTGTCACAAGCTCCGCCATCTCACCTGATGGAAAATACCTCGCATTCACCGACAAAACCGGGATGTATTTGCGGCCGGTCGAAGGCGGAGAAACGCATAAGCTCTCTTTTCCAGAAGACTTCCCTCCTGCTCATATCGAAGGCTGGTTTCCAGACAGCGTGCATCTTGTTGTCTCCTCGTGGACCGAAGGCACAAGAAATACAAGGAGCCTCTGGCGAGTCTCCACGATGGGTCGGACGCCGATAAGACTGAATGGCGCTGGCTCATTCGCCCGGGTTTCTCCGGACGGTTCACAGATAGCTTTCCTTCAAGCTGGGCTCGGTCGAAGTGAACTGTGGTCGATGAGTTCAGACGGCGAAGCGCCGCATAAAATCGTCGGTGTTGACGAATCCGACGAGCAATACCTGAGTCCTGTCGCGTGGTCGCCAGACAGCAGGCGAGTCGCGTACGTCAGGAGAACCATTCATCCGTGGGGTAGAGACACTGCAACGATCGAGATCCTTGATCTTGCAAGCGGACGAACAGATCGCTTGATCTCGAATCCGGCCCTCGGCCAATTGCTTGCGTGGCCCCAGAAGAACTCGCTTATTTACACGCGCAGTGAAGATGCGCCCAATGAAAAAGACTCCAATCTCTGGCGCACACAACCAGACTCGCAGGGTTCGGGTGTGCGGGTAAGCAGCGGTCGCGGCTTCATAGCTGGGCTCAGCGCCACAAAAGATGGAAAGATACTGGCTTTGAAAGAGTAG
- a CDS encoding aspartyl protease family protein, with protein MSFRPFFACVSFATLSLTVLAEPHCPGKVASLPVRIVQGSQSIVPLWVNQNGPYDFLVDTGAQIATVDSSLASVLQLNVQGTTGIGGAATHGRYDFAYLGQLRAGEKFVPDLLVVIENLSQLKAADPRIRGILGDNFLEHFDLLIDNHEHILCLDDSNTLALFAKGERVPLMEPYGPANDLPFTGPMSVAASMSSFQKAPLLLRT; from the coding sequence ATGTCATTCCGCCCGTTCTTTGCCTGTGTCAGCTTCGCAACCCTCTCCCTTACGGTCTTGGCTGAACCGCACTGTCCGGGAAAGGTGGCCAGTCTGCCCGTACGTATCGTCCAGGGCTCACAAAGCATCGTCCCGCTATGGGTCAACCAGAATGGCCCCTATGATTTTCTGGTGGATACGGGTGCTCAGATTGCCACTGTCGACTCTTCTCTGGCATCAGTATTACAGCTGAACGTTCAGGGCACTACCGGTATAGGAGGAGCCGCAACACATGGCCGATATGATTTCGCCTATCTCGGGCAGTTGCGGGCTGGTGAGAAATTCGTCCCTGATTTGCTTGTGGTTATCGAGAATCTCTCCCAACTGAAGGCGGCCGATCCCCGGATCCGCGGTATCCTGGGAGACAATTTTCTCGAACATTTCGATCTGCTCATCGACAATCATGAGCACATCCTATGCCTCGATGACTCAAATACACTTGCTCTATTTGCCAAAGGTGAACGTGTTCCTCTTATGGAGCCCTACGGTCCGGCGAATGACCTGCCGTTTACAGGACCCATGAGTGTGGCTGCCAGTATGTCCAGCTTTCAGAAAGCGCCCCTACTCCTGCGGACTTGA
- a CDS encoding DDE-type integrase/transposase/recombinase, whose protein sequence is MLAQPRRNRWAALRFFRKLLHTAVRAPCVIITGKLWTYAAAKKLILLDVERRQSCYLNNRAGNSHQPTRM, encoded by the coding sequence ATGCTGGCGCAGCCGCGCCGGAACCGTTGGGCAGCTTTGCGTTTCTTTCGCAAGTTACTTCATACGGCAGTGAGAGCACCGTGCGTCATCATCACGGGCAAGCTATGGACCTATGCTGCAGCGAAGAAGCTGATCTTGCTGGACGTGGAACGCCGGCAGAGCTGTTATCTGAACAATCGAGCCGGGAACTCGCATCAGCCAACCCGCATGTGA
- a CDS encoding PLP-dependent aminotransferase family protein: protein MKFVPTSFFPPVALDLTKRIPMYRQLYEWFRDAIVSGQLRPGQRVPSTRALAAELNISRVPVLNAYEQLQAEGYLQTLVGSGTTISESVPDHATRPTTTARKSDVRPKSANRISRIGTEALSTPPQVWLDSLGPFRSSLPALEHFPNRIWSKLVSRHLSVPSRQLMAYGDPMGYMPFREAIAEYLGAARAVRCDPREVMVVTGSQQGLQLCAKVLFNPGDPIWMEDPGYPGAHQAFSSAGVRMIPIPVDHEGILVKEGLRRCPAANGAYLTPSHQYPTGSTMSASRRVEILQWAAKSGSWIIEDDYDSEFRFESRPIGALQGLDTRSSVIYLGTFSKVLFPALRLGYVVVPPRLVQAFSAVRDAADIFSSTLYQVVLTDFIREGHFARHLRRMRTLYMERRSVLVDAIHSQLGGMLEVIGAEAGMHLVALLPPGIDDRQVARQAAQDGISAMPLSMCQLTKQARGGLILGYGGTDTTEIQDGVRKLRASLDKLAK from the coding sequence ATGAAATTCGTTCCAACCAGTTTTTTCCCACCAGTCGCGCTGGACCTCACGAAGCGGATTCCGATGTACCGTCAGCTCTACGAGTGGTTCCGCGATGCGATCGTCAGCGGCCAGCTAAGGCCCGGGCAACGTGTACCCTCGACCCGCGCGCTCGCCGCGGAGTTGAATATCTCACGAGTGCCGGTGTTGAACGCCTATGAGCAACTCCAGGCCGAGGGTTATCTGCAAACACTCGTCGGTTCCGGAACCACAATCTCTGAATCTGTTCCGGATCACGCAACAAGACCCACAACAACGGCTCGCAAGTCCGACGTGAGGCCGAAGTCTGCAAACAGAATTTCACGCATCGGGACGGAAGCACTTTCGACTCCGCCACAGGTTTGGCTCGACAGCCTTGGCCCTTTTCGATCCAGCTTGCCCGCCCTCGAGCATTTTCCAAACCGCATCTGGTCTAAGTTGGTTTCTCGGCACTTAAGCGTGCCATCCAGACAATTGATGGCCTACGGCGACCCAATGGGATACATGCCGTTTCGAGAAGCGATTGCAGAATATCTGGGTGCGGCTCGCGCAGTCCGTTGCGATCCGAGGGAAGTCATGGTTGTGACAGGTTCGCAGCAGGGTTTACAACTCTGCGCTAAAGTTCTCTTCAATCCGGGCGATCCAATCTGGATGGAAGATCCGGGCTATCCCGGGGCCCACCAGGCCTTCTCGAGCGCTGGCGTACGCATGATACCGATTCCGGTAGATCACGAAGGAATTCTCGTCAAGGAAGGCCTTCGTCGCTGTCCAGCCGCTAACGGCGCATATCTCACGCCATCCCACCAATACCCGACAGGAAGCACAATGAGCGCGTCGCGGCGAGTCGAGATCCTCCAGTGGGCCGCAAAGTCTGGCTCCTGGATCATCGAGGATGATTACGACAGCGAGTTCCGGTTCGAGAGCAGGCCCATCGGGGCCCTTCAGGGACTGGACACACGTTCCTCCGTCATTTATTTGGGAACCTTCAGCAAGGTTTTGTTTCCTGCCCTGCGACTCGGTTATGTGGTTGTCCCCCCGCGCTTGGTTCAAGCGTTTTCCGCGGTTCGAGATGCCGCGGATATATTTTCATCAACGCTGTATCAAGTAGTCTTGACCGACTTCATCCGTGAGGGACACTTTGCTCGCCATCTGCGAAGGATGCGCACTCTCTACATGGAGAGACGTAGCGTATTAGTCGATGCAATCCACTCGCAACTTGGCGGCATGCTTGAGGTGATCGGCGCGGAGGCAGGTATGCATCTGGTCGCGTTATTGCCTCCGGGTATAGATGATCGTCAAGTCGCGAGGCAAGCCGCTCAGGACGGCATCTCCGCGATGCCTCTCTCCATGTGCCAATTGACGAAACAAGCAAGAGGCGGCCTGATCCTTGGCTATGGCGGCACCGATACAACGGAGATTCAAGACGGAGTCAGAAAACTCCGGGCAAGCCTCGACAAGTTGGCCAAATAG
- a CDS encoding RNA polymerase sigma factor: MLGGNRDAYRVLMDRHFSSVARVAFRITGNEEDAEEVAQEAFLRAYNKLPGFRQDSSFSTWIVRIAMNTAINLVERRNRDLSYRAPRIADEPSVGEGTVRVADGQAGPEGELLGREAATLRETAMAALTPMERAAFMMRHMEEVPMLEIAEALNITVNSAKQAVFRAVSKLRRSLAPVAGGLR, translated from the coding sequence GTGCTCGGGGGAAATCGAGATGCCTATCGTGTGTTGATGGATCGCCACTTCTCGTCGGTGGCTCGTGTAGCGTTTCGCATCACTGGCAATGAAGAGGATGCGGAAGAAGTGGCGCAGGAAGCGTTTCTGCGCGCTTACAACAAGCTTCCCGGCTTCCGACAGGACTCTTCTTTTTCAACTTGGATCGTACGAATCGCTATGAATACGGCTATCAATCTGGTGGAACGACGCAACCGCGATCTCTCCTATCGAGCGCCGCGAATTGCGGATGAACCCTCTGTGGGAGAGGGTACGGTGCGTGTAGCAGACGGGCAGGCAGGGCCGGAGGGCGAGCTGCTTGGAAGAGAAGCCGCTACTCTGCGGGAAACGGCTATGGCGGCGCTGACACCGATGGAACGGGCTGCGTTCATGATGAGGCATATGGAAGAGGTTCCGATGCTAGAGATTGCAGAGGCGCTTAATATCACGGTGAACTCAGCGAAACAAGCCGTTTTTCGAGCGGTTTCGAAACTGCGAAGATCGCTCGCGCCTGTTGCAGGAGGTTTGCGATGA
- a CDS encoding HEAT repeat domain-containing protein, with amino-acid sequence MTSFTRTTLSSALLFFSMGMSSIHALTPELAAAPVQDDVAYSAGSKAMDEHRWQDAVVSFDKVINAKGKRVDAAVYWKAYSLNKLGKPQLAAATCDQLRAQDPNSQWNRDCSALTVNVHIDTQAIAESMKSVNAQVRAMADSPTEDAEFWDNSNPPHGSDEDLKMLALNSLLNQDPARAIPLLRGVLTGNGSPAMKKHALFVLAQSKSPDADAILHDAAVGKMGPDLQREAIRSIAVFEGKRSNDTLVEVYKATSDLKIKKSVISGLFITQDAPRMVELARNEKDLELKRSIVSQLALMNDKAATDYMMELLSKP; translated from the coding sequence ATGACGTCTTTTACTCGAACTACACTCTCCTCGGCACTGCTGTTTTTTTCGATGGGCATGTCTTCCATTCATGCGCTCACGCCAGAACTGGCTGCTGCACCGGTACAGGACGATGTCGCCTACTCGGCAGGCTCGAAGGCAATGGATGAGCATCGCTGGCAAGATGCGGTTGTCTCTTTTGACAAGGTGATCAACGCAAAAGGGAAGCGCGTGGACGCGGCAGTTTATTGGAAGGCTTATTCACTGAACAAGTTGGGCAAACCTCAATTAGCTGCGGCGACATGCGACCAACTACGTGCACAGGACCCGAACAGCCAGTGGAATCGAGACTGCTCCGCGTTGACTGTGAATGTACATATCGATACGCAGGCCATAGCTGAAAGTATGAAAAGTGTGAATGCGCAGGTACGGGCAATGGCCGATTCCCCAACGGAAGATGCGGAGTTCTGGGATAACAGCAATCCGCCGCATGGTTCAGATGAGGATCTGAAGATGTTGGCCCTGAACTCGCTGCTAAATCAGGATCCGGCGCGGGCGATTCCTCTCTTGAGAGGAGTTCTCACTGGGAACGGATCGCCTGCCATGAAGAAGCATGCGCTGTTTGTATTAGCACAGAGCAAATCGCCCGATGCCGACGCCATTCTGCATGATGCGGCGGTGGGGAAGATGGGTCCCGACCTCCAACGTGAAGCTATTCGGTCGATCGCTGTCTTCGAAGGCAAGCGCTCGAACGACACGCTCGTGGAGGTCTATAAGGCGACTAGTGACTTGAAGATCAAGAAATCTGTCATCTCCGGACTATTTATTACTCAGGATGCACCGAGAATGGTGGAGCTGGCCCGCAATGAGAAAGACCTCGAATTGAAGCGAAGCATCGTGTCGCAGCTTGCTCTGATGAATGACAAGGCCGCAACTGACTACATGATGGAGCTGCTAAGTAAACCGTAG
- a CDS encoding (2Fe-2S)-binding protein — MTLKVNGQSYSVQIDPRATLLDTLREALYLTGTKKGCDHGQCGACTVHINGRRVNSCLTFAAMQQTAEITTIEGLGQPAQLHPMQKAFVEHDGYQCGYCTSGQIMSAVAMVKEPWGAEDGDVKEAMSGNICRCGAYPNIVAAVQAVRRIG; from the coding sequence GTGACTTTAAAGGTGAACGGCCAGTCATATTCGGTTCAGATTGATCCGCGCGCCACGCTGCTAGACACCCTACGCGAGGCGTTGTATCTGACCGGGACTAAAAAGGGTTGTGACCACGGACAGTGCGGAGCTTGCACGGTGCATATCAATGGCCGGCGCGTGAACAGTTGCCTGACGTTTGCAGCAATGCAACAAACCGCTGAAATTACCACAATTGAAGGTCTCGGTCAGCCAGCCCAACTGCACCCGATGCAGAAGGCGTTTGTGGAGCACGATGGTTATCAGTGCGGATATTGCACCTCTGGGCAGATTATGTCTGCCGTGGCCATGGTCAAGGAGCCGTGGGGAGCCGAAGATGGCGATGTAAAAGAGGCTATGAGCGGCAACATCTGCCGCTGCGGAGCGTATCCGAACATCGTCGCGGCAGTTCAGGCGGTTCGGCGAATAGGGTAG